Proteins encoded together in one Bos indicus x Bos taurus breed Angus x Brahman F1 hybrid chromosome 28, Bos_hybrid_MaternalHap_v2.0, whole genome shotgun sequence window:
- the PCBD1 gene encoding pterin-4-alpha-carbinolamine dehydratase isoform X1 codes for MAGKAHRLSAEERDQLLPNLRAVGWNELEGRDAIFKQFHFKDFNRQAFGFMTRVALQAEKLDHHPEWFNVYNKVHITLSTHECAGLSERDVNLASFIEQVAVSMT; via the exons ATG GCTGGCAAAGCACacaggctgagtgctgaggaaagGGACCAGCTGCTGCCAAACCTGCGGGCCGTGGGGTGGAACGAGCTGGAAGGCCGGGATGCCATCTTCAAGCAGTTCCATTTCAAAGACTTTAATCGG CAGGCTTTTGGCTTCATGACAAGAGTGGCCCTGCAGGCTGAGAAGTTGGACCACCATCCCGAATGGTTTAACGTGTATAATAAG GTCCACATCACCCTGAGCACTCACGAGTGTGCGGGCCTTTCAGAACGGGATGTAAACCTGGCCAGCTTCATCGAGCAAGTAGCGGTGTCCATGACGTAG
- the PCBD1 gene encoding pterin-4-alpha-carbinolamine dehydratase isoform X2: MAGKAHRLSAEERDQLLPNLRAVGWNELEGRDAIFKQFHFKDFNRAFGFMTRVALQAEKLDHHPEWFNVYNKVHITLSTHECAGLSERDVNLASFIEQVAVSMT; this comes from the exons ATG GCTGGCAAAGCACacaggctgagtgctgaggaaagGGACCAGCTGCTGCCAAACCTGCGGGCCGTGGGGTGGAACGAGCTGGAAGGCCGGGATGCCATCTTCAAGCAGTTCCATTTCAAAGACTTTAATCGG GCTTTTGGCTTCATGACAAGAGTGGCCCTGCAGGCTGAGAAGTTGGACCACCATCCCGAATGGTTTAACGTGTATAATAAG GTCCACATCACCCTGAGCACTCACGAGTGTGCGGGCCTTTCAGAACGGGATGTAAACCTGGCCAGCTTCATCGAGCAAGTAGCGGTGTCCATGACGTAG